The DNA region TTGTCCTACGCCGCTGGGGAGCTGTAGATGCACCTTGCCCTGCCACTGTTGCTCCTCAGGTTTTAACTGATTTTCCACTTCCTCCATCGCCGCCAAAAGTGGCTGCATTTCACGGCGATAGTGTTCTCCCTGGGCCGTCAGCGCCATCGCCCGCGTGGTGCGATGCAGCAGAACAACGCCCAGCTCGTCCTCAAGTGAGGCAATCTGCTGACTCACCGCTGACTGCTTCATGCCCGTCTGGCGTGCGGCCGCAGAGAATGAACCGGTTTCAGTAACCAACAGAAATGTACGAATCGCAGTGAGTTTATTGTTCATTTAATGGTTTTACTTATAAGCCCTATCCGGCTGCGGGGATTTTTGACACATGCTCTCTCCCGCACAATGCGGCTTTCACTGAGCCGGAGAATAAATATGTCAAAAGCGCATACTCAACACGTGGCACTGGTAGCCGGGGCAAACGGAATTGTTGGCAGCCAGCTAGTCAGAGTATTACTGAAAAATAGATGGAATGTGATGGCGCTTTCACGCCATGAGCGCGTTTCGGATGAAAACGTTACGACCGTGAAAGTCGATCTCACCGACCGTCAACAGAGTGAAAGCGTTCTGAGCAAGCTGCATGGCGTCACGCATATTTTCTACAGTGCCTGGCTGAATGCAGCCAGCTGGTCAGAGATGGTTGAGCCGAATGTCACGATGCTGCGCAATCTGGTCACCACGATGGAAAACGTCGCTCCGCTGGAAACCATCAGTCTGATGCAGGGTTATAAAGTCTACGGTGCCCATCTTGGTCCGTTTAAAACACCGGCACGGGAAAGCGATCCAGGCGTGCCAGGTGCTGAGTTCAATGGTGCGCAGCTGGCCTGGCTGAGCGACTTTCAGCAGGGTAAGCCGTGGCACTGGAATGCCATCAGGCCTGGCGTGGTGGGCAGCGCCGTTACCGGCAACACGATGAATCTGGCATTAAGCATCGCGTTATATGCGTCGCTTTGTCGGGCGCATAATCTCCCCCTGCGTTTTCCCGGCTCGGCGCAAACCTGGCATAGTATTGTCGATCACACCGATGCAGGACTACTTGCCGACGCGACGCTCTGGGCCGCCACGCATCCGGGCGCAGGTAATGAGGCTTTTAACGTCAACAATGGTGATGTATGGCGATGGAGCGAGCTGTGGCCGCGCATTGCGCAGTGGTTTGCGCTGCCCAGTGCGCCGCCCGTCAGGCTGTCGTGCGCGCAATTATTCAGGGATTATCAGGCAGCATGGCGCGATCTGGCCAGGCAACATCAGCTGGTCGAAGCCGATATTCTGAAACTCAGCGACGGACACTTTGCCGATTTCGTCTTTGGGTGGGAGTACGACATGTTTGGCGACGGCAGCAAACTTCGGCGGGCAGGCTTTGGAGGCGGTATCGCAACCGATGAGATGTTTTTTAGCCTGTTTTACCAACTGCGGGCACAACAGGTGATTCCCTGAGCCTTTTACAAGCGGTGATCACGCGGCTGAGGAAGGGTTTCGGGACGATATTGCGCCTGCCACGCAGGCGCTCACTAAAACGTTACCTCAGTTCCCCAAAATAGCCTTCACCGGCTTTTTTAAGCAGCTCATCAACGATAATGCGCACCTTTGGAATGAGATGCCGGGTACGCGGCCAGACAACATTCAGCTCAACCGGAACCGGCATATGATCGGCCATGATGGCGACGAGATTGCCTGCATCAATATGGCTGTTGACCATCGACTCCGGAAACTGGGCAATACCCGCCCCCGCCAGGCAGGCCATTAGCATGGCATCTCCGTCACTGATCTGGTGCGAGGCCGCGGCGATGAATTTGCTTTCCCGTTCGCCCGCCGCGCGCAGTCGCCAGGCCAGCGGCGCGCCGCGTCGGTAACCCATGATGCAGCAGTGCTTTTTCAACGCCTCAAGGCTGTCAGGCATGCCGTGTTGAGCCAGATAAACAGGTGAAGCGCACAACATCAAACGCTGGCGGCTCAGACAGCGGGCAATCAGCTCATCGGTGCTTTGTAATTCACCCAGGCGCAGCACTAAATCCACGCCCTCCTCAACCGGATCGATCAACCGATCGTTAAAGGTCAACGCCAGCCGCAGGGCCGGATAGCGGGTCATGATCTCCAGCAGCAGCGGCATCATCAGGTTTCGGCCAAAGGAGGCGGGCATATCGATACGCACCGTGCCGGCAGGGTTCTCCTGACGACGGCTCAGGCTGTTTTCAGCAGAATCCAGAATCTCCAGCGCCGACAGACAACTGGTCAGATAGGCT from Duffyella gerundensis includes:
- a CDS encoding LysR family transcriptional regulator, whose protein sequence is MSTELAAESLRGITHFVVTAKSSSFTEAAEQLGITKSAVGKSVARLEERLGTRLFHRSTRKLSLTSDGEAYLTSCLSALEILDSAENSLSRRQENPAGTVRIDMPASFGRNLMMPLLLEIMTRYPALRLALTFNDRLIDPVEEGVDLVLRLGELQSTDELIARCLSRQRLMLCASPVYLAQHGMPDSLEALKKHCCIMGYRRGAPLAWRLRAAGERESKFIAAASHQISDGDAMLMACLAGAGIAQFPESMVNSHIDAGNLVAIMADHMPVPVELNVVWPRTRHLIPKVRIIVDELLKKAGEGYFGELR
- a CDS encoding SDR family oxidoreductase, which codes for MSKAHTQHVALVAGANGIVGSQLVRVLLKNRWNVMALSRHERVSDENVTTVKVDLTDRQQSESVLSKLHGVTHIFYSAWLNAASWSEMVEPNVTMLRNLVTTMENVAPLETISLMQGYKVYGAHLGPFKTPARESDPGVPGAEFNGAQLAWLSDFQQGKPWHWNAIRPGVVGSAVTGNTMNLALSIALYASLCRAHNLPLRFPGSAQTWHSIVDHTDAGLLADATLWAATHPGAGNEAFNVNNGDVWRWSELWPRIAQWFALPSAPPVRLSCAQLFRDYQAAWRDLARQHQLVEADILKLSDGHFADFVFGWEYDMFGDGSKLRRAGFGGGIATDEMFFSLFYQLRAQQVIP